The bacterium nucleotide sequence GCGATGGCGGGGCTCGAAGCGCCAGCTCCGGATGTGGGCACAGCCCGCGAGCGCTTGCACCGGATGTGCGTCGACTTTCTCGCCTGCCTCGACGCCCACCCGGGCGTAGCGATGCGCGTCGCCACCACCCGGACCACGCTTGGGCCCCACACCGTAAGCCTCACCGAAGCCTGCCTTGCGTTGCTCCGAGAGATGGGACTCGACGCGCGCGAGGCGACACGCGGCTTCATGATGGTCATCCGCTTCATCACCGGCGTCGCCGCCGTAAACGAGCACGTGCGCGCACAAGGACCGAGCGAGGCCGAGTGGCAGGAGGAGATGCGCTCGGGCTACGCGTCCGTATCACCAACCGAGCATCCAAACGTGGCATCCATGGCGAGCGAGGTCGCGAACCTCGGTTTCCAGGAGGAGTTCGAGTATGGCCTCGATCTGCTCCTCGAGGGACTCGCG carries:
- a CDS encoding TetR/AcrR family transcriptional regulator, producing the protein MRALGHQLRVDPMAIYRHFRDKDALLDAMVDAAMAGLEAPAPDVGTARERLHRMCVDFLACLDAHPGVAMRVATTRTTLGPHTVSLTEACLALLREMGLDAREATRGFMMVIRFITGVAAVNEHVRAQGPSEAEWQEEMRSGYASVSPTEHPNVASMASEVANLGFQEEFEYGLDLLLEGLARRA